The genomic region ATAGAAAAAGGTGAGTTTGTCTTTGTAGTGGGGCCGAGCGGATCTGGAAAATCAACATTGCTTAAACTGATGCTCCGCGAGGAAGTACCCACCGAAGGTGAAGTCTATGTTAACGAATTTAGCATACATGACATGCCGAGAAGGGAAGTGCCGTACTTAAGAAGGGGATTAGGAGTGGTTTTCCAGGACTTCAGGCTTCTTCCCAACAAAACCGTTTATGAAAATGTCGCCTTTGCAATGCAGGTAGTGGAGGCTTCCCCGAAGGAAATACGCAGACAGGTGCCTGTCGCCCTTGCGCTTGTCGGATTGAGCAAAAAAGCAAAAGCATTTCCGGACGAGCTTTCTGGAGGGGAACAGCAAAGGGTAGCTGTAGCGAGGGCTATTGTAAATAACCCGTCCGTTCTGATCGCGGACGAGCCGACAGGTAACCTGGATCCTGAGACAAGCTGGGAAATCATGAATTTGCTTGATGAGATTAATCAGCGGGGAACAACGGTTATTGTGGCAACCCATGAGAAAAGCATAGTGGATCATATGAAAAAAAGAGTTTTTAACCTCGAACGCGGAAGAATTATCAGGGACGTGCAGGAAGGGAATTATACAAATGAAGATTAGAACAATGAAATACATGGTAAAGGAAGGTTTTGCAAATACATACAGAAACCTGTTAATGTCGCTTGCGTCGGTGTCAACCGTAATTGCTTCGCTTATAATATTCGGAATATTTCTTATGCTTATTATAAACTTTTCATATAACATTAACCGTCTCAAAGCGCAGATGGAGATAGTTGTTTTTCTCAAACCCGATGCTACCGAGTTTGAAGCCTCAAATGTGGAGTTAAAGATTAAAAACGACGAGCGTGTTTTGACCTATACGAAAATAACAAAAGAGCAGGCATATGCCCAGCTTATTAATATATATCTTGAAGATTCGGACATTCTTGATGGGCTCACCCCTGATTTTTTAAGCGAGTCTTTCAGAATACACCTTAAAAATGTGGAAGAGAGCGCCGCATTTACGGAAGAAATAAGCAAACTGGACGGCGTGGAAGATGTAAATTACCCTTATGAATCGCTGAAGAAGCTCAGCACGGTTCTGAACTGGATTAATGCCGGCAGTATGGTTGTGCTTACGCTGCTTTTGATTGTATCGGTGTCAATCATAGCAAATACAATAAAACTTACGGTTTATGCAAGGCGTAAGGAAATTGAAATAATGAAATATATTGGAGCAAGCGACTGGTTTATCCGCTGGCCGTTTATCATAGAGGGTATAATTATCGGTTTTACCGGTGCACTTATAGCTTTTATACTGACAAGCTATCTTTATAATTCGGTTGAATCCTTTGTGAATTCCCATGCGGTGGAATATGGGATCAGCGACTTGATTAAAATTGTTTCATTGGGGAACGTTGGCGGTCAGATTTTCGTAATTTACGCGATTATAGGAGTAGTGATGGGGAGCATAGGAAGTGTAATTTCGGTAAGAAGACACTTGAATGTTTAATGCCTGTTTATGTATAATTTAACTGAAATGATTTTTTCCCTCATGCGAAGTAAAAGCTGACCGAACAGAATAAACCACAGATAAATAACAGTGCAGGAGGACAAAAATGAGGCATGATAAACATGTAAAATTTACAACGGGGATAAAATGCACGGGGTATATAGTGATTGTGCTTTCATTGGCAGTTGTAATGATGTTCAGTTCTTTTGCCGACGACATT from Thermoclostridium stercorarium subsp. stercorarium DSM 8532 harbors:
- the ftsE gene encoding cell division ATP-binding protein FtsE; its protein translation is MIEFRNVTKIYPNGCVGLQNATFKIEKGEFVFVVGPSGSGKSTLLKLMLREEVPTEGEVYVNEFSIHDMPRREVPYLRRGLGVVFQDFRLLPNKTVYENVAFAMQVVEASPKEIRRQVPVALALVGLSKKAKAFPDELSGGEQQRVAVARAIVNNPSVLIADEPTGNLDPETSWEIMNLLDEINQRGTTVIVATHEKSIVDHMKKRVFNLERGRIIRDVQEGNYTNED
- the ftsX gene encoding permease-like cell division protein FtsX — protein: MKIRTMKYMVKEGFANTYRNLLMSLASVSTVIASLIIFGIFLMLIINFSYNINRLKAQMEIVVFLKPDATEFEASNVELKIKNDERVLTYTKITKEQAYAQLINIYLEDSDILDGLTPDFLSESFRIHLKNVEESAAFTEEISKLDGVEDVNYPYESLKKLSTVLNWINAGSMVVLTLLLIVSVSIIANTIKLTVYARRKEIEIMKYIGASDWFIRWPFIIEGIIIGFTGALIAFILTSYLYNSVESFVNSHAVEYGISDLIKIVSLGNVGGQIFVIYAIIGVVMGSIGSVISVRRHLNV